Proteins encoded within one genomic window of Hahella chejuensis KCTC 2396:
- a CDS encoding glycosyl hydrolase family 28 protein — MNRMIRIKLLAVVLMWSGLAQADENPVCSEPGNMCCYASNYNYNLPSAIANCCAVGDSVKKFVFMDNQDSKVDGQDVPIQLCSNLNLYILHKLKAPSKDDWPPIPSGEKRFPPLFKGENLENVVIAGDGEIDGRNNTWMGDKDCGDYSGKVRPIMMDLQGSKNLLVKSITLSHGPGFNLHVEHSRGGIKIEDVTINTHHTGSNSSCSLDGIDISGDDISVKDSEIRSRDDCIAVKANASNVRISNVTCHNGHGLSIGSIAMNGVVKDVEIENVTVMDSRFGLRIKMQKYANGKVENIKFKDSLVKRISSRPIQIKTDYHNDHCDDPGSSKCDKNARSSIENVTYKKISVHGGEMDLDCKYADVCTVKLRKLHCEDGATISCKDVDVDGECSCD; from the coding sequence ATGAACAGGATGATAAGGATAAAACTACTCGCTGTTGTTCTTATGTGGAGCGGTCTCGCTCAGGCGGATGAAAATCCAGTCTGCTCAGAGCCGGGAAACATGTGCTGCTATGCGTCGAACTATAACTACAACCTGCCTTCCGCCATCGCCAATTGCTGCGCGGTGGGAGATTCGGTGAAGAAGTTCGTCTTCATGGACAACCAGGACTCCAAAGTGGACGGTCAGGACGTGCCGATCCAGCTTTGCAGCAACCTGAATCTGTATATTCTGCACAAACTCAAAGCGCCCTCCAAAGACGACTGGCCGCCCATTCCAAGCGGCGAGAAGCGGTTTCCCCCGCTGTTTAAAGGAGAAAATCTGGAAAACGTGGTGATTGCCGGGGACGGCGAGATCGACGGCCGCAACAATACCTGGATGGGAGACAAGGACTGTGGCGACTATTCCGGTAAAGTCAGGCCCATCATGATGGATCTGCAAGGCTCCAAAAACCTGTTGGTGAAGTCCATTACCTTATCCCACGGGCCTGGATTCAACCTGCATGTCGAGCACTCCCGCGGCGGCATCAAGATTGAAGACGTCACCATCAACACGCACCATACCGGGTCGAACAGCTCCTGCAGTCTGGACGGCATCGATATCAGCGGAGACGACATCAGCGTCAAAGACTCGGAAATCCGCAGTCGCGACGACTGCATCGCCGTCAAAGCCAACGCATCCAACGTGCGCATCTCTAACGTGACCTGCCACAATGGCCATGGCCTTTCCATCGGCTCCATCGCGATGAATGGCGTGGTCAAGGATGTGGAAATCGAGAATGTAACGGTGATGGACTCGCGCTTCGGTTTGCGCATCAAAATGCAGAAGTACGCCAACGGTAAGGTGGAAAACATCAAATTCAAAGACAGCCTGGTGAAGCGTATTTCCAGCAGGCCGATCCAGATCAAAACGGACTACCACAATGATCATTGCGACGACCCGGGCAGCAGCAAGTGCGATAAAAACGCCCGCTCCAGCATTGAAAACGTCACCTACAAGAAAATCTCGGTGCATGGCGGCGAAATGGATCTGGACTGCAAATACGCCGATGTATGCACGGTGAAGCTGAGAAAGCTGCACTGTGAAGACGGCGCAACCATCTCCTGCAAAGATGTGGATGTGGACGGAGAATGCAGTTGCGATTGA
- a CDS encoding GNAT family N-acetyltransferase: MKIRYVMEADKANWLALRQELWPETPPQEHEAEIHAYFSMPDLATFVAIADNGDMLGFLEAGLRSYGEGCASHPVAYVEGWYVLPSHRRQGVGRRLMDAAEEWALDRGLREIGSDMLVNNEISLKAHAALGYTEVERLIHVVKKIDSA, encoded by the coding sequence TTGAAAATCCGATACGTCATGGAGGCCGACAAAGCCAACTGGCTGGCCTTGCGTCAGGAACTCTGGCCGGAAACCCCACCGCAGGAACACGAAGCGGAAATTCACGCCTACTTCAGCATGCCGGACCTCGCCACCTTTGTCGCCATCGCCGACAACGGCGATATGCTCGGCTTTCTGGAAGCCGGGCTGCGCTCATACGGGGAAGGCTGCGCCAGTCACCCGGTCGCCTATGTGGAAGGCTGGTATGTGCTTCCTTCCCATCGTCGTCAGGGCGTGGGTCGTCGTTTGATGGACGCCGCCGAAGAATGGGCCCTGGACCGTGGCCTGCGTGAAATCGGCAGCGATATGCTGGTCAATAATGAAATCAGCCTGAAAGCGCACGCCGCTCTGGGTTACACCGAGGTGGAGCGCCTGATTCATGTGGTGAAGAAAATCGACTCCGCCTGA
- the xylB gene encoding xylulokinase: MYVGVDCGTQGTKVVVLDPDRETILGEGYAPHALISDANGRREQHPEWWTQAFVDSYRQALERSGIDSRHIRAIGVSGQQHGLVALDSHGEVIRPAKLWCDTETTPQNAALLEQMGGEQGSLELLGLTLATGYTLSKLLWLRQHEPDAFQRIAHILLPHDYLNYWLTREIAAEYGDSSGTGYFDIRTRRWVPEALELIAPDGRLTSALPPLLQAQQAVGKVSSAVARLLGLSDNVLVASGGGDNMMGAIGTGNIDEGVVTLSLGTSGALYAHSNRPPMQGHPSLAAFCSSSGGWLPLICTMNLTAVVNQVRGLFGYDLDRFNQEAAQAPIGAQGVTLLPFLNGERVPPLPDATGSLLGLNMQNLQPANVCRAALEGVTFGLRYGLDLLRTSGIHCQEIRLIGGGSKSRLWRHMVADMMNARVICPQVGESAALGGAIQAA, translated from the coding sequence ATGTACGTAGGCGTGGATTGTGGGACTCAGGGAACCAAGGTGGTGGTGCTGGACCCGGATCGAGAAACCATCCTGGGAGAGGGCTACGCGCCTCATGCGCTGATCAGCGACGCCAATGGCCGTCGCGAGCAGCATCCCGAGTGGTGGACGCAGGCCTTCGTCGACAGTTACCGGCAGGCGCTTGAACGCTCCGGTATCGACAGCCGTCATATTCGCGCTATCGGCGTATCCGGACAACAGCACGGACTGGTGGCGTTGGACTCTCATGGTGAGGTGATTCGGCCGGCGAAGCTGTGGTGCGATACGGAGACCACGCCGCAAAACGCGGCATTATTAGAACAGATGGGCGGGGAGCAAGGCTCTCTCGAACTGCTGGGACTGACGCTCGCTACCGGCTACACCCTCTCCAAGCTGCTCTGGCTGCGTCAGCATGAACCGGACGCCTTTCAACGCATCGCCCATATTCTGCTGCCTCATGACTACCTCAACTACTGGCTGACCAGAGAGATCGCCGCCGAATACGGCGACAGCTCGGGAACCGGGTATTTCGATATCCGCACTCGACGCTGGGTCCCGGAAGCCCTCGAACTCATCGCCCCCGATGGGCGTTTGACCAGCGCCTTGCCGCCGTTACTGCAGGCGCAGCAGGCCGTAGGCAAGGTCAGCTCCGCCGTCGCCCGCCTGTTGGGACTGTCGGATAACGTGTTGGTGGCCAGCGGAGGCGGCGACAACATGATGGGCGCTATTGGCACAGGCAATATAGATGAAGGCGTGGTGACCCTCAGCCTGGGCACTTCCGGCGCGCTATACGCCCATTCAAACCGGCCGCCAATGCAAGGACACCCATCCCTTGCGGCATTCTGCTCCTCCAGCGGCGGCTGGCTGCCCCTGATATGCACCATGAATCTGACGGCGGTGGTTAACCAGGTGCGGGGTCTGTTCGGCTACGACCTGGACCGTTTCAACCAGGAAGCCGCGCAAGCGCCCATCGGCGCTCAGGGCGTCACCCTGCTGCCGTTTCTCAATGGCGAGCGCGTGCCGCCGCTTCCCGATGCGACAGGCAGCTTACTGGGCCTGAACATGCAGAACCTGCAACCCGCTAATGTTTGCCGCGCGGCGCTGGAAGGCGTCACCTTTGGGCTGCGTTACGGCCTGGACCTTTTGCGGACATCCGGCATCCATTGCCAGGAAATCAGATTGATCGGCGGCGGCTCGAAAAGCCGGTTATGGCGCCACATGGTGGCGGACATGATGAACGCCCGCGTCATTTGTCCACAGGTTGGCGAAAGCGCAGCATTGGGCGGGGCGATTCAGGCGGCCTAG
- a CDS encoding HEAT repeat domain-containing protein — protein MQRQDATEQTRLIEKAQTLLQQGALEDARELLLREGFEQGDNPLLQNAYYELIPLGETLQARLDPLKTALQPPYDEASVKAVAAIVKEAAKASNKVTHAWIRDPRVTDLLIDALSHGNARLVKEAALALTHIVHRYFADYRVRAAFVPLLSNANKTLRRVACGVVGRWPDESIVAMLAPLTEDKAAEVRQEATKTLAGLEQENIPALTRPLFEDALIARLKDSEPTVRDIAAFGLGAHGVARAASELEAALRVEVSPLVRESIEITLGKLTKKTGQA, from the coding sequence ATGCAAAGACAGGATGCGACGGAGCAAACCCGGCTTATAGAGAAAGCGCAGACGCTTTTGCAGCAGGGCGCGCTGGAAGACGCCCGGGAGCTGTTGCTGCGGGAGGGCTTTGAGCAGGGCGATAACCCGTTATTGCAAAACGCCTATTACGAGCTGATTCCGCTGGGAGAGACGCTGCAAGCCAGGCTCGATCCCCTCAAAACCGCATTGCAGCCGCCTTATGATGAAGCCTCCGTCAAAGCGGTCGCCGCTATCGTCAAAGAGGCGGCGAAAGCGTCGAACAAAGTTACTCACGCCTGGATACGCGACCCTCGCGTCACTGACCTGTTGATTGACGCCCTCAGTCACGGCAACGCCAGACTCGTCAAAGAAGCCGCACTGGCATTAACCCATATTGTCCACCGTTACTTCGCCGACTACCGTGTACGCGCCGCGTTTGTTCCCTTGCTGAGCAACGCCAATAAAACCCTGCGCCGCGTGGCCTGTGGCGTCGTCGGTCGCTGGCCGGATGAAAGCATTGTGGCGATGCTGGCGCCGTTGACGGAAGACAAGGCGGCGGAGGTGCGTCAGGAGGCGACCAAAACGCTGGCAGGCCTGGAGCAGGAAAACATACCCGCATTGACGCGACCGCTCTTTGAGGACGCGCTGATCGCCCGTCTTAAAGACTCCGAGCCGACGGTGCGGGATATCGCCGCCTTCGGACTGGGCGCCCATGGCGTCGCACGGGCGGCTTCGGAACTGGAGGCCGCCCTGCGGGTTGAGGTTTCGCCCTTGGTCAGAGAGTCTATAGAGATAACGCTGGGCAAATTGACGAAAAAGACGGGACAGGCCTAA
- a CDS encoding di-heme oxidoredictase family protein, with translation MYTNDSCHNALRRKLARTLIGVAAAASSFSAAQAAVNLAAGKNTFASTELRQARLAVDADSRSRWESNHGVSPSWLTVDLGKTSNLEQVVIDWEAANPETYEIQGSNDNETWTTLSSQSGGVFGDRTDSVDVSGEFRYVRIFATQRSRGNGWGYSIFDLEIYGTPLSGPDDPDEPDGPGDPNVPDVPDEPDLPDNLPAAFQPLYPKGAEVLERIQYVDTDGTLVTLMGARPTERHARERGEPWDAPDQGPGRYLTFPPFYFQNRTFGLEIRDSVPAGGDKIEVWLHVNANTFRGTTFSLFRNIENPDVRDFGWSLNYGFNNPNEGGQPICHAGKRECMMDFNSNWRTSPHSPLKVGDKIELAPAPRLLTPVIDGGGERYYSFEQLYVVGEGMRPWYGIAPNLDSEPLPPDTLLGGQASVSYNYSEEPHRMFQQMANNIGIKNSQRFVEGRRLFHTSFASGEHSEFSGSNPVFDAHIGQLGPRYNNESCIGCHQNNGRSQPAKAGQTLEGYSVLTAAFGSQDGAVPDPFYGFNVLQKSQDASQESYAVNLSHYEVTTKELNGGDVVELRKPYYAFQGPTPELYSVRQAPQVIGMGLLEAVSEATILAGVDENDADGDGVRGQPNWIKNPETGAVQLGRFGWKASKLSLRHQVGTAFLQDMGVTTPTYPSRACQKTETDCHNNAADTHIDNAEMDRVGQYLALLGVPAQRSLRSGYPDGIRVSPEHDVNPERISQGKDVFTQTGCVACHTATLKTGDTHPMAELRNQTIHPYTDLLLHDMGPGLADTLPQGDAAASMWRTPPLWGLGSLQFVQGGQENVRYLHDGRARTLDEAILWHDGEAAGSRQNYEALSPAERDALKQFLNSL, from the coding sequence ATGTATACGAATGATTCGTGCCACAATGCGCTTCGGCGCAAGCTCGCCAGAACACTTATCGGCGTCGCTGCTGCGGCGTCGTCATTTTCCGCTGCGCAGGCGGCGGTCAATCTGGCGGCGGGAAAAAACACATTCGCCAGCACGGAGTTGCGTCAGGCGAGGTTGGCCGTGGATGCGGACAGTCGGTCGCGCTGGGAATCCAATCATGGCGTGTCGCCCAGTTGGTTGACCGTGGACCTGGGAAAGACGAGCAATCTGGAGCAGGTCGTCATTGACTGGGAGGCGGCCAACCCGGAAACCTACGAAATCCAGGGTTCCAATGACAATGAAACCTGGACCACGCTTTCCAGCCAGAGCGGCGGCGTCTTCGGAGACCGCACCGATAGCGTCGATGTCAGCGGCGAATTTCGTTATGTGCGAATCTTCGCCACCCAGCGTAGTCGCGGCAACGGCTGGGGGTATTCCATATTCGATCTGGAGATATACGGAACGCCGCTGTCAGGCCCGGACGACCCAGATGAACCTGATGGTCCCGGTGATCCTAACGTTCCCGATGTGCCGGATGAACCGGACTTGCCGGACAATCTGCCCGCCGCCTTCCAGCCGCTGTATCCCAAAGGCGCGGAGGTGCTGGAGCGGATTCAGTATGTGGACACGGACGGTACGCTGGTCACTTTGATGGGCGCCCGACCCACTGAGCGTCACGCCCGCGAACGGGGCGAGCCCTGGGACGCGCCGGACCAGGGGCCGGGGCGTTATCTTACGTTCCCGCCGTTCTACTTCCAGAACCGCACTTTCGGTCTGGAAATACGCGACTCCGTTCCCGCTGGCGGCGATAAAATCGAAGTCTGGCTGCATGTGAACGCCAACACCTTCAGAGGCACGACCTTCAGTTTGTTCCGCAACATTGAAAACCCGGACGTGCGCGACTTCGGCTGGTCTCTGAACTACGGCTTCAACAATCCCAATGAAGGCGGCCAGCCCATCTGCCACGCCGGCAAGCGTGAATGCATGATGGATTTCAATTCCAACTGGCGCACCTCACCCCACAGCCCATTAAAGGTTGGCGACAAAATCGAACTGGCGCCGGCGCCGCGCTTATTGACGCCCGTGATCGACGGCGGCGGCGAGCGCTATTATTCCTTCGAACAGCTTTACGTAGTGGGCGAGGGCATGCGTCCCTGGTACGGCATCGCGCCAAACCTGGATTCCGAGCCGCTGCCGCCGGACACTCTGCTGGGCGGTCAGGCCAGCGTGTCCTACAACTACTCGGAAGAACCGCACCGCATGTTCCAGCAGATGGCCAACAACATCGGCATCAAGAACAGCCAGCGCTTTGTGGAAGGGCGACGCCTGTTCCACACCTCGTTCGCCTCCGGCGAGCACTCCGAGTTCTCTGGCTCCAACCCGGTGTTCGACGCCCATATTGGACAACTTGGCCCACGCTATAACAACGAAAGCTGTATCGGCTGCCACCAGAACAATGGCCGCAGCCAGCCCGCCAAAGCCGGGCAGACACTGGAAGGCTATTCGGTGTTGACCGCGGCGTTTGGCTCTCAGGACGGCGCTGTTCCCGATCCTTTCTATGGCTTTAACGTGCTGCAAAAATCCCAGGACGCCAGCCAGGAAAGCTACGCCGTCAATCTCAGCCATTATGAAGTGACCACAAAGGAACTGAATGGCGGTGATGTGGTTGAGTTGCGTAAGCCTTACTACGCCTTCCAGGGACCGACGCCGGAGCTGTACTCGGTGCGGCAGGCGCCGCAGGTGATCGGTATGGGTCTGCTGGAAGCCGTTTCCGAGGCCACAATTCTCGCCGGCGTGGACGAGAATGACGCGGACGGCGATGGCGTGCGCGGTCAGCCCAACTGGATCAAAAATCCCGAAACCGGCGCGGTGCAATTAGGGCGTTTTGGCTGGAAGGCTTCCAAGCTGAGTTTGCGCCATCAGGTCGGAACCGCGTTCCTGCAGGACATGGGCGTCACCACGCCGACCTATCCATCGCGCGCCTGTCAGAAGACCGAAACGGACTGTCATAACAATGCCGCCGACACCCATATCGACAACGCCGAAATGGATCGCGTCGGTCAGTACCTGGCGTTATTGGGCGTACCCGCCCAGCGCAGTCTGCGTAGCGGCTATCCTGACGGAATCCGGGTGTCGCCGGAACATGACGTCAACCCGGAACGAATCAGCCAGGGCAAGGACGTATTTACGCAAACGGGCTGCGTCGCCTGCCATACCGCCACATTGAAGACGGGGGACACCCACCCTATGGCGGAGTTGCGCAATCAGACGATTCATCCCTATACAGATCTGCTGTTGCACGATATGGGACCGGGATTGGCGGATACGCTGCCGCAAGGCGACGCCGCGGCGTCCATGTGGCGCACGCCGCCTTTGTGGGGGCTGGGCAGTCTGCAGTTTGTGCAAGGCGGTCAGGAAAACGTGCGCTACCTGCATGACGGCCGCGCCAGAACCCTGGACGAAGCGATTCTGTGGCACGACGGCGAAGCCGCCGGCAGCCGCCAGAACTACGAAGCGTTGAGTCCGGCTGAGCGGGACGCCCTGAAGCAATTCCTGAACTCGCTATAA
- a CDS encoding tyrosine-type recombinase/integrase, with protein MSAPDFPAFPLFDAHREFVKLPLGLAMLDNYPDSRQFLAKLKETVPGVNEDFISAQRFLKSYSRKSEKTFTSFRNEVERYLLWSWTVEGKAVSQLRRSHIENYFDFLHAPPAGWIGTGTVRRFEYIGGQGMFRSNPLWRPFVMRDTARSMREAKQDEKDGTTPKKSDKKDILQPEKKGYRLSNSATALAYSAISVFYDHLVQEDIVLGNPIPGIRKASPYLIKDAQVKQIKRLSELQWEYVLETLKEKAAEQPNYERTIFIIACLKSLYLRISELSDRPKWTPMWEHVWKDHDGNWWFKAFGKGLKIRDVSVSSAMWEYIRRYREHRGLTASPSPGDKEPLLQKMRGGGGLTSRQIARLVREAFELAYHRMMKDGFENDAKELRKATTHWLRHTGASQDIANRPLKHMADDLGHASMGTTDRVYIQSDMKERAATGRSRKV; from the coding sequence ATGTCCGCCCCCGATTTTCCAGCTTTCCCCCTCTTTGACGCCCACCGCGAGTTCGTCAAGCTGCCTCTCGGTCTCGCCATGCTGGATAACTACCCGGACAGCAGACAGTTTCTTGCAAAGCTGAAAGAGACCGTCCCTGGCGTGAACGAAGACTTCATCAGCGCCCAGCGTTTTCTGAAAAGCTATTCCCGCAAAAGCGAGAAGACCTTCACCAGCTTCCGCAATGAGGTGGAGCGTTATCTGCTATGGAGTTGGACCGTGGAAGGCAAAGCGGTGTCCCAGCTCCGCCGTTCTCATATCGAGAATTACTTCGATTTTCTACACGCGCCGCCAGCGGGCTGGATTGGAACCGGGACGGTGCGGCGCTTTGAGTATATCGGCGGACAGGGTATGTTCCGCAGCAACCCCCTGTGGCGTCCGTTTGTGATGCGGGACACCGCCAGGTCCATGAGAGAAGCGAAGCAGGATGAGAAGGACGGGACAACCCCCAAGAAATCGGACAAGAAAGACATTCTGCAGCCGGAAAAGAAAGGCTACCGCTTGAGCAACAGCGCCACCGCCCTGGCCTACTCCGCCATCAGCGTGTTTTATGACCACCTGGTGCAGGAGGATATCGTTCTCGGCAATCCTATCCCCGGTATCCGCAAGGCCTCTCCCTATCTGATCAAAGATGCGCAGGTGAAGCAGATCAAGCGCCTGTCTGAGCTGCAATGGGAATATGTGCTGGAGACCCTGAAGGAAAAAGCCGCGGAGCAGCCGAACTATGAGCGTACTATCTTCATTATCGCCTGCCTGAAATCACTGTACCTGCGTATCTCCGAACTCTCCGACCGCCCTAAATGGACACCCATGTGGGAGCATGTATGGAAGGATCATGACGGTAACTGGTGGTTCAAAGCCTTCGGCAAAGGCCTGAAGATCCGCGATGTCTCTGTTTCCAGCGCCATGTGGGAGTACATTCGTCGCTACCGCGAGCATCGCGGCCTCACTGCGTCGCCTTCCCCCGGCGATAAGGAGCCGTTGTTACAGAAAATGCGCGGCGGCGGCGGGCTCACCAGTCGCCAGATCGCCCGTTTGGTGCGGGAGGCCTTTGAGCTGGCCTATCACCGTATGATGAAAGACGGCTTCGAAAATGACGCCAAAGAACTGCGCAAAGCCACCACCCATTGGTTGCGTCACACCGGCGCCTCTCAGGACATCGCCAACCGCCCGCTCAAACACATGGCGGATGACCTCGGCCACGCCAGCATGGGCACGACCGACCGGGTGTATATTCAGTCCGACATGAAAGAACGAGCAGCCACCGGCCGCTCGCGCAAGGTTTAG
- a CDS encoding glycosyl hydrolase family 18 protein: protein MAIKLKHIASAVALTTAMTAAPAMAEFKVVGYFPTWQGDVNSIPYDKVTHINYSFVLPTANGGLQPLEGGEQRLRTLVQRARAAGVKVQIAVGGWNNGDDSAFVALSGNSGSRANFIRNLMNMVDAYGLDGVDLDWEYPEAGAEANNFKILMRELGSALHSRGKILTAAVTATDFPGSVDADVINSVDFLNLMVYDLGYPHSTYQHAQNALTHWKYNEGLPQHKAVLGVPFYSHKDWVAYKDVIARYGAGAAQRDDAGGLDYNGQPTIRAKTELALSEAGGVMFWEISQDTRDDTSLMKTIWETVDGDTPPNPGGITVQAESYAYMSGVQVEPTTDAGGGQNVGYIDANDWMSYPAVNIPQAGTYTVEYRVASLNGGGRLQLEKAGGSPVYGSVSIPATGAWQNWRTVQHKVNLPAGPLQFGIKALSGGWNINWFKVSKSN, encoded by the coding sequence TCCGACCTGGCAGGGAGACGTGAACAGTATTCCCTACGATAAAGTCACTCACATTAACTACTCATTCGTACTGCCCACCGCCAATGGCGGATTACAGCCCCTGGAAGGCGGGGAGCAGCGCCTGCGTACGCTGGTGCAGCGGGCGCGCGCCGCCGGGGTGAAAGTGCAGATTGCAGTGGGCGGATGGAATAACGGCGATGATTCCGCCTTCGTCGCGCTTTCCGGCAACAGCGGCAGTCGCGCCAACTTTATCCGCAATCTGATGAACATGGTGGACGCCTACGGCCTGGATGGTGTGGACCTGGATTGGGAATACCCGGAAGCCGGCGCCGAAGCCAATAACTTCAAAATCCTGATGCGGGAGCTGGGCTCAGCGCTGCATAGTCGGGGCAAGATACTCACCGCAGCGGTCACTGCAACGGACTTTCCTGGCAGTGTGGACGCGGACGTTATCAACAGCGTCGACTTCCTCAATCTGATGGTGTACGACCTGGGATATCCGCATTCCACCTACCAGCACGCGCAGAATGCGCTGACTCACTGGAAGTACAACGAAGGCCTGCCCCAGCACAAGGCGGTGTTGGGCGTGCCGTTTTATTCCCATAAAGACTGGGTGGCCTACAAAGACGTGATCGCCCGTTACGGCGCCGGGGCGGCGCAAAGAGATGACGCCGGCGGCCTCGACTATAACGGGCAGCCCACTATCCGGGCTAAGACTGAGCTGGCGCTGTCAGAAGCGGGCGGCGTCATGTTCTGGGAAATCTCCCAGGATACCCGTGACGATACCTCGTTGATGAAAACCATCTGGGAGACCGTGGATGGCGACACGCCCCCGAACCCGGGCGGAATCACCGTACAGGCGGAGAGCTACGCCTACATGAGCGGCGTACAGGTGGAGCCCACCACTGACGCGGGCGGCGGCCAGAATGTCGGCTATATCGACGCCAATGACTGGATGTCCTACCCGGCGGTGAACATTCCGCAAGCCGGAACTTACACCGTGGAATACCGGGTGGCGAGCCTGAACGGCGGCGGCAGACTGCAACTGGAGAAAGCCGGAGGCAGTCCTGTTTACGGCAGTGTGTCGATTCCCGCCACCGGAGCCTGGCAGAACTGGCGTACGGTGCAGCACAAAGTGAATCTGCCCGCCGGACCGCTGCAATTCGGCATCAAAGCGCTGTCCGGAGGCTGGAATATCAATTGGTTCAAAGTCAGCAAGAGCAATTAA
- a CDS encoding NUDIX hydrolase encodes MKFCSQCGETMRWRLPEGDNRSRFVCDKCNFIHYQNPNIVSGCIVYKEDSVLLCKRAIEPRAGLWTLPAGFMENGETTRHAAERETFEETGARISADKLFAITNSPHANHVNIFYLAKLKDSRFHPTSESSEVQLFKKSDIPMDNIAFHTVKVVLELFFRDVERGNFSLHEIDF; translated from the coding sequence ATTAAGTTTTGCTCACAGTGTGGTGAGACCATGAGATGGCGATTACCTGAGGGTGATAATCGCAGCCGCTTTGTTTGTGATAAATGTAATTTTATCCACTATCAAAACCCTAACATCGTCTCTGGTTGCATTGTTTACAAAGAAGATTCCGTACTACTCTGCAAAAGGGCCATAGAACCCCGGGCCGGGCTTTGGACTCTCCCCGCAGGCTTTATGGAAAACGGCGAAACGACGAGACATGCAGCTGAGAGAGAGACCTTTGAGGAGACTGGGGCAAGAATCTCTGCCGACAAACTTTTCGCAATTACAAACTCGCCTCATGCAAATCACGTCAATATCTTTTACCTCGCAAAGCTAAAAGACAGCCGCTTCCATCCAACTAGCGAAAGCTCAGAAGTTCAACTATTCAAAAAAAGCGATATTCCCATGGATAACATTGCGTTTCATACAGTTAAGGTTGTACTAGAGCTTTTCTTTCGCGATGTGGAACGAGGAAATTTCAGCCTACATGAAATAGATTTTTAA
- a CDS encoding methyl-accepting chemotaxis protein: MFSIKKNKQQQHDAHNLAKALQAELGSISNFCATIYFTPSGEILDASKLFLASVGYQLDEIIGRHHRLFCTDDVINTAEYRQFWADLAKGVPQRGTFRRRHKNGSDVWLEATYIPIVQDGQVVRVMKVANDVTKDHEQSADNQALVKAIDRANAVIEFKPDGTILNANKNFVRALGYSDLEEIKGKHHEIFCPDEFYQENPNFWRELAHGEIKNGLFRRVSKQGRSVWIEATYNPVFDHQGRVVKITKVASDVTERVERQLAVQKAAEVAHSTSVETAQVSQKGARILKENMANSEKISTDIGRSAKLVEELNEQSSQITNIVTTIKSIAEQTNLLALNAAIEAARAGEHGRGFSVVADEVRSLAGRTTKSTEEINQMVDRNNQLVLQAGDSMDKVTKQAEKNADLIAEASRIIDEIFKGAEYVSQVVGDLVDNSSES, translated from the coding sequence ATGTTCTCAATCAAGAAAAATAAACAGCAACAACACGACGCCCACAATTTAGCCAAAGCTTTGCAAGCTGAGCTGGGCAGCATTTCCAACTTCTGCGCCACTATTTATTTCACACCTTCGGGGGAGATACTCGACGCCAGCAAACTGTTTCTGGCGAGTGTGGGGTATCAATTGGATGAGATAATCGGACGCCATCATCGACTTTTCTGTACGGACGACGTTATCAATACTGCGGAATATCGCCAGTTCTGGGCGGATCTGGCGAAAGGCGTTCCCCAGCGGGGGACGTTCAGACGCCGACACAAGAACGGTTCGGATGTGTGGCTGGAGGCGACCTATATTCCCATTGTTCAGGACGGACAAGTGGTGCGCGTAATGAAGGTGGCCAATGACGTCACTAAAGACCATGAGCAGTCGGCGGATAACCAGGCTTTGGTCAAGGCCATCGATCGCGCCAACGCGGTCATTGAGTTTAAGCCGGACGGGACAATACTGAACGCCAATAAAAACTTCGTCAGAGCCTTAGGCTATAGCGATCTGGAGGAGATCAAGGGCAAACATCATGAGATATTCTGCCCCGACGAGTTTTACCAGGAGAATCCCAACTTCTGGCGCGAGTTGGCTCACGGCGAAATCAAGAATGGCCTGTTCCGCCGCGTCAGCAAACAGGGGCGTTCAGTCTGGATAGAGGCCACTTACAATCCCGTGTTTGATCATCAGGGCAGGGTAGTCAAAATCACCAAGGTCGCCAGCGATGTAACGGAAAGAGTCGAGCGTCAGTTGGCGGTTCAGAAAGCCGCCGAAGTCGCCCACAGCACGTCCGTGGAAACCGCGCAGGTATCCCAGAAAGGCGCGCGTATTCTCAAGGAGAACATGGCCAACTCCGAGAAGATATCCACGGATATCGGACGTTCAGCCAAACTTGTCGAGGAATTGAACGAACAGTCCAGTCAGATCACCAATATCGTCACCACCATCAAATCCATCGCGGAACAAACCAACCTGTTGGCGCTCAATGCCGCCATCGAAGCCGCGCGGGCGGGAGAACACGGCAGAGGCTTCTCCGTAGTGGCGGATGAAGTTCGCTCTCTGGCGGGTAGAACCACCAAATCGACGGAGGAAATCAACCAGATGGTGGATCGCAATAACCAACTGGTGCTGCAGGCGGGGGACAGCATGGATAAGGTCACCAAACAAGCGGAGAAAAACGCCGACCTGATCGCAGAAGCCTCCAGAATTATCGACGAAATCTTCAAAGGCGCGGAATACGTCTCCCAAGTGGTGGGCGACCTGGTGGATAACTCCAGCGAATCTTAA